GTAACATTGCATAATGTATGTTAATGGGTGGTGACAGTAAACTATAaatactggtatactgtaccaGGACAGATATCACCTTATGCCATCATCCATCTGTGTTTATTTATTGGCCCTGAGTCAAAGTCAAACCTCAGATGCAGGTGTTCTGAGCCGTGGTCTAATATTACCATCAGACAGGGTTTTAGTAGAGAGCAGGAGGAAGTCTACATCACTGTGTTGGCTGGCTGCACAGTAATAAACTGCACTGTGTTCAGGTCCTCTCAGACTCACTAGATGAAGATAAGCCTCTTTCCCACCGTCTCCACTCACATTAAAGTGCTTTTCAAATGATTTCTCCATGGTTATTGACTTGGTATATGCATAACCAATGAGTTTCATAGCAGTGTCTCCTGCTGACTGTTTGTACCATAGTATCACGTAGTAGTTAGGGATCGTATGGCTGCAGGTGAGTTGAAcgtctcctccaggaccttctGTTAGTGCCACAGGCCTCTGATGAACCATGCTACTAAACAACTGCcctgtggacagagagagagagaggagaaagggagagagagaaggtgatgaagagagagaaacatagagagagaagATGCGAGAGAAAGGATATTTTATTCAGTTTGATGACATTCGTAGTGTCGTTAGGCTTCTTATCGTAAGTGATGTAATACCTGTCACCCAGAGTGGTAGAGCTGCCAGGTGAATCAGAACTCTGAACATCATGATGAAGAAAaatattatgatgatgatgaagatgatgaataTGCTGAGGAAgacgatgatgatgaggatgtgaTATGAGTGTCTCCTGGGTGAAGCTCTGAGGTGAAAGGAgattggctgttgtagt
The sequence above is drawn from the Oncorhynchus kisutch isolate 150728-3 unplaced genomic scaffold, Okis_V2 scaffold2410, whole genome shotgun sequence genome and encodes:
- the LOC116370016 gene encoding uncharacterized protein LOC116370016 — encoded protein: MFTVRSYEQALQYRLPDTPSNTVTIHHPEGNMLLQQPISFHLRASPRRHSYHILIIIVFLSIFIIFIIIIIFFFIMMFRVLIHLAALPLWVTGQLFSSMVHQRPVALTEGPGGDVQLTCSHTIPNYYVILWYKQSAGDTAMKLIGYAYTKSITMEKSFEKHFNVSGDGGKEAYLHLVSLRGPEHSAVYYCAASQHSDVDFLLLSTKTLSDGNIRPRLRTPASEV